TCCAGAAAAAATTAGAAAGGTGGATCACCAGGAAAATTAAGATAAATGCCCCAAGGATGAACATGTTTCTTGAGGGCCAGGTTGAACTGCCTCTCCTGTTCAGTTCCTTATAATGCATAGGTCTGCTTCTCTGATTCTGGAGTGTTATATAAGCCGAATAGATAATATGGACAATAAACCCAAGGGCCAAAAGGGGCTCTATGATCACAATCACTGGATTGGTGGCCATTAAATGGGCTGCCGCGTTGAAAGCGTCAGGCCCTACCAGCAGAAGGGAATTTACAGTTAAATGAACGATCAGGAACAAAATGAGAAAGATCCCTGTAACGCTCATTATGAATTTTTTCCCAACGGAAGAGGTAAAAAAATTGCTCATAGATCTCGTTTTTGGTTTAATTTTATAAACTTGCGTGAGCCGTTATATTTGACATATACTGTATGCGAATATATTCTCAACTTCTTGCAAAATAAATGTTTCTTGACAGAAATTCAATTAATTTAAATTAATTTTACATTATGTACGATCCTTTTTCTAAAGCATTTTACAGAAAAAACAGACAAAAACTAAAAGGGCACCTGGATAAAGATTCGATGGCACTCCTTTTCTCAAATCACAAGATGCCCCGAAATGGCGACCAGTTTTTTTCTTT
Above is a genomic segment from Bacteroidales bacterium containing:
- a CDS encoding succinate dehydrogenase cytochrome b subunit; translation: MSNFFTSSVGKKFIMSVTGIFLILFLIVHLTVNSLLLVGPDAFNAAAHLMATNPVIVIIEPLLALGFIVHIIYSAYITLQNQRSRPMHYKELNRRGSSTWPSRNMFILGAFILIFLVIHLSNFFWKAKFGHVETVMVNGTEMQNLYGLVANLFKNWWWYDLVYILGALFLALHLSHGLWAAFQSLGWNNDKWRLRLKRIAYVFAVVMGVGFSVIPLYFLISTS